In Natronorubrum halophilum, the genomic window GCCGACGCGGTTCCGGAAAACCGCGACCGGGCCGAACGCGCCGGCGCGGCCCGTACGTACGATGATTATGCGGCCCTGCTCGACGCCGAGGACCTCGACGTCGCGGTCGTTGCACTGCCTCCGTTCCTCCACGCCGAGGCCGTCGAGCGAGCCGCCGAAGCCGGCGTCGACGTTTTCGTCGAGAAACCGCTCGCTCGCTCGACCGAAGAGGCAGACGAAATGCTCGAGACGGCCCGCGAGGCGGGCATCGCGGTCGGCGTCGATCACACGCTTCGCTACCAGCCGGATATGGCGGGCGTGAAAGCCGAGTACCAGGACGGCAGCGTCGGTCACGTTCCCTACGCGTCGATCACGAGACTCAACGATCACCCGCTCGGGAAGCCCCCCGCCGACGAGGCACCGCCGGCGTGGCCGATGGATCCCGACGCCGCGGGCGGGGGGTCGCTGGTCGAACTCGGCGTCCACTGTTTCGACGTCCTCGAGTGGCTGTTCGGCGATCTCGAGGTCCGAGACGCGACGATGGGCCAGACGCTCGAGATTCCCGCCGAGGACGCCGCGACGGTGTTGCTGCGAGCGCCGGAGACGGAGACGACGATCACGCTCCACTGTGGCACCTACCAGTGGGAACAGCTCCCCGAGGTCAACACCCGACTGCGACTCGAGGGGGTCACCGGGACGATCAGCAACCAGGATCACCTGCCCGGTAACTTCTACGCAGGGGCGGCCAAGTCCGCACTCTCGAACGTCGCGAGCCGGGTTACGGGCGGCGAGCCGGACGTTTTCGGGCCGACGTTCTACCTCCAGGCCCACTACGACGCCCTCGAGGATTTCTGTGAGGCGATTCGAAACGACGAGACGCCGCCGGTCGACGGTGCCGACGGGCTGCGGACGCTCGAGTTGGCCGAGACCGCGTACGAACTCGCGGCAGAGACTGCCAGCGACGAACTCGAGGTGCCGGAGGTGATGCCGTGAGCGTTCGCGTCGCCGCCGTCGACGGTTCCGACCGACGGGGCGGCTGGCGGCCCGACGTCGATGCACGACTGGCCGCCCTCGAGTCGCCCGTCCGGGAGGTCCTCGAGCCCTACGCGAGTTCGCTGACGGAGACCGACCGGATCACGCTCGTTCCCGACGCACACTACCCGTTCCATCCGTCGACCGGGATGGTGACCGACCCCGCAGTCGTCGGCTCGATCGCCGGTCATCTCGAGCGATGGTCCGAGGCCAACGTCGCCGTTGCGGGGGCGAGCGACGATCGAATCGCGTTCGATCGGACGGCCGAGTACCTCGACTACCCGTCCGTCGTCGAGCGATTCAACGCCGACGTCGTCGACCTCGCCGAGGAATCCCGCCGCGATATCGTCGTCGCGCTCGCAGACGATCGGATTTCGGTGTCCGTTCCGGAACGACTCCTCGAGAGCACCGTCGTCGTCGTGCCGACGCTTCGGCCGAGCGAGGACGGCCCGGTCGCTGGCGGGATACGAACGCTCGGCTCGCACGTCACGGCGGTTGCCGACACCGATCTGACCGCCGTCGCAGCGATGCAGGCCGTCGAACCCGCCGTTTCCGTACTGGACGCGACGACCGCCTACGGCGGCGATCCGGTCGCCGCGGACACCCTGTTCGCGGGACCGACGCCGCGAATCGACGCGATCGGCACGTCGCTGCTCGATCGCTCCATCGAGGAGGATCCGGCGCTCAGACGCGCGTTCGGCGACGAGGATCCGTCGGTTACCCTCGAAAACGGTGCGAACGGCTCCGGCCCGGACGTCGACCTGACGGCGCTCAGACGGCGCCTCCCCGACGGCGAGCTACCGCCGCCGGACGACACCCACCCGGCCGTCACGACCGCTTACCGACTCTACGCGGCGGTGGCCGGCGACGCCGTCCCGCCCCAGCTCGAGAGTAAACGATGACCGGGGCGAAAACGGCCGCCGTCACCGGCGCGACGGGATTTCTCGGCTCGCACCTCTGTGAGCGCTTGCTCGACGACGGCTGGGCGGTTCGCGGCCTCAGCCGACCGACGTCGGATCGCGGTGATCTCGACGGCGTCGACTGGTACGTCGGCGATCTCTTCGACGACGAGACGCTGCGCTCGCTGGTCGACGGTGCCGACGTCGTCTTCCACCTCGCCGGCATCGGCCTCTGGAGCGCCGGCCCCGAGACGGTCGAACGGGTCAACGTCGACGGGACCGAGCGCGTTCTCGAGGCCTGTCGAGAGAGCGATATCGGCCGGTTCGTCTTCACCAGCACGTCCGGAACGCGCCGCCCGCCCGACGGTGCGTCGTTCGCCGACGAGACGGACGTCGCCGAACCGATCGGTGCCTACCAGTCCTCGAAGGCGGAGGCGGAACGGCTCGTCGATCGGTACGCCGAGACGGACGGCGACGCGGTTACCGTCCATCCGACTTCGATCTTCGGCCCCGGCGACGAGGAGTTCACCGCCCAACTGCTGGCGATGGGCGTCGAACCCACGATGCCCGCCCACCTCCCCGGCGGGTTGAGCATCGTCGGCGTCTCCGACGTCGTCGACGGCCTGTTGCTCGCCGCCGAGAAAGGGGCCACCGGCGAACACTACATCCTCGGCGGCGAGAACCTGACCTTCAACCAGGCGGTCTCGCGGATCGCCCACGCCGTCGACGGTTCCCCCGCTCGGATCCGCGTCCCGGCCACGGCGATTCACGCCGCCGGGCCGGTCGCCGAAGCCGCGAGCGCGGTCGCCGGCGTGCGAGTGTTCCCGTTCGACCGCCAGATGGCCCAACTCGCGACGAAGCGCATGTTCTACACCTCGAGAAAGGCCGAGGCGGAACTGGGTTACGAGTACCAGCCGATCGAGGCGCACTTACCGGAGACCATGGCGTGGTACCGGGCGGAAGTGAAGTAGCGGTCGGTACCGATCGCCGTCGAGGGACGCCGCTGCACACTCGATGCGCGGCTACTCGATCAGGGCTTGATTCCCACGTAGGGTCTCGACGTAGGGCTCTCTTCGTATCATCCTACTGAACCGGCTCTGTTGAAATCCTATTATTCAGACGTGTTTTTGCGTGAAACACACGAACACTACACGTGCGAACTGAGCGATTTCACTCAAACCGAACCGACCAGACGATTAAGCCTAACACGGCAAATGCGATAGTTGTCAGCCACACTGCTGTTGTCTCCTCGGAGACGAAGTGAGTCGTGAAGAAGAACCCGAATAGGCTTCCAAACGGTGCGGTAGCGATAACAATTGAAACTGCATTCAGGAGCGATATTTCTGACCGTCCCACAGCGGTCAGAGTATCTCCAACGCTCATACCATACGTATTTGTTGAGATACTATATACTTTGATGGAATGTTGTTTGCTCACTACTTCGCCTGTACTGAACGGTAACTACGTGTGCCAACCTTTTGCTCTGCGCTCCCTCGCTGGCGCTCGGTCGCTCGGCAAAACGTTGATGAAAAGCACTCCTCCCTCCCCTACGGGTCGGTCGTCGGCCCGCTCGCTCCCTTCGCTCGCTCGCGGTGAGTGCACTGTTCTTCGCCTGTACTTACCGCAGAGGGTATTGAGCCTATCACTACCTGAGGGTTTCAACAGAGCCACTGAACCGAATACGCGCCGTACGCGGACGTGCGAATCGAGTACTCGCTACCTCTTGTCCGACAGCGGTTGCTGATTCGTCGCGTTCTTCCCGGCGTCGTTCGGGGACGTTCGCATCGTGCTCCGTGCGACTCGTTCGTAAATTTCGAGCATTCGGTCCGCCGTCCGTTCGATGCTCACCTCTCGAGCGGCCTCTCGGCCGTTCGACCGCTCACTGCGTTCGAGAACGTCCATCAGCCCGACGATCAACTCCTCGTCGGTGGTTCCGATCCGCGACGGCTCGACGCCCTCGAGACGCTCCCGGACGTCGCCGACGTCGACGGCGACGACGGGGAGGTTACAGGCCAGCGCTTCCTTCACCGAGTTCGGCGACCCCTCGCTGTGAGAGGTCAGCAGGAGGGCGTCCGCGGCGTTCATGTAATCGGGGACCGCGTCGTGGTCGACGCCGGAGACGGTCCGGAGTTCGACCGGCCGCTCGAGCAAGTTGTCGGCCGTGGCGACCACTCGTTTCGCCCGCGGGTAGTTCTTGACCTCGCGCTCTGGCGGGTACGGAAAGAGCACCTGGTAGGCGTCACCCGCATCGTCCCAGCCGACTTTCTCGCGGGCGCGGGCCCTGGGTTCCGGTCGAAACGTCTCGAGGTCGACGCCGTCGGGGATCACCCGGCAGTCCCGCCCGAGCACCTCGCGCATCTCCTCCGACATGACGATGACCTCGTCACACAGTGGCGCACACGCGCTGCTTACGGGTTTGACGGGGCCGTGCACGTCCGAACCCCACAGCGACAGGACGACCGGCGTGCCGAACTGGGCGAGCGCCATCGGGGCCATCAGCCCGTAGTGGGCGTGGATCAGGTCGTAGCCGTTGCTCGTCTCCGCGAGGACCCGTGGAACCGTCCGGAGGTAGTCCGTCGGGCCGCGCGCCGTTTCGGCGTCGACGTCCCCCGAAACCGCCAGCGTGGTAAAGGAGACGCCGCGCTCCTCGAGCGCGGTCATCTGCTGGTTCATGAACGGTGCGTCGGCGCTGTTCGTAAGGGTGAGGACGTGCATTACCGACTGGCTGGTCGCTACCAGTCCGCGCCGTTTTGTTATAGACGGAACAGCGACGCTACGACGGCGTTCAATCGTTCAATACGTTCATTGTCACCGCTGAGAATCCGAACAACGACCGGCGGAACGTCGTTTTTATTCACGTACTCTTATGAATCGCGGCGCTCGACGGTACCGCTCGATGGCGGTCGCTAGAGGAGCTGATCCGCCGACCTCGAGGCGCTATCCGCGTCGTATCGAGTTGGTATCCGGACGCTGATCTTCCTCCGTATCGAACTATCACGACGGTAGACCCTCGCTGAATGGCGATCGCGAGACGCCCGCTTTCGACTCGAGCGGGCGACGTACCGCGTCGCTGTGACCCGAAAACGACTCGGATCGGGTAGCGGTGTGATTACAAAGGGTCGATTCCGGGTACAGTATTCCGATGCGGATTCTCGTCTTTGCAAACACACCCGCGCACGTTCATCTGTATCGACACGCAGTCGACCGCCTTGAGACCGCGGGACACGACGTGCTCGTTCTGACCCGAGAGTACGCCTGTACGACGGACCTACTCGAGTTCTTCGAGATGCCGTACCGGGTGTACGGCGAACACGGAACCGACCGCTACTCGAAGCTTCGGTTCGTCCGCGAACTCGGCGACCAGATCCGTACGATCGGTCGCGAGGCGCGTCGGTTCGACCCGGACGTCGTCTTCGGTCGCGGCCCGTACGCCGCCTACGCGGGCACGCTCACGCGGACGTCGATCGTCCTCGTTCTCGACGACGAACCGGGCGAGTTCAACTACGCCGTCTCTCGCCCGTTCGCGGACTGCATCCTCTCACCCGAGGTCACCCGTCGCGATCTCGGGGACGCCCACTACACCTTCGAGGGGTTCAAGGAATGTGCGTATCTCCATCCCGAGGTATTCGAGCGGGACGAAGACGTTCGCAGCGTCCTCCGCGTCGACCCGGACGAACCGTACGTCATCGTCCGGTTCAACGCGCTCGATGCGCTCCACGATACGAATCTCGAGGGGTTCAGAGCCGACCAGCGTCGGGACCTGATCGAACGACTGAGCGAGCACGCCACCGTCTTCGTTTCGGACGAGGGCGACGACATGGACTTCCAGGACCTGCCCGCTCGCTCCTACGACCTCCATCCCGCGTTGATCCACGATGCGATGGCCGAGGCGTCGCTGCTGGTCGCGGACACGGGCACGATGGCAACCGAGGCGGCGCTGCTCGGAACGCCGACCCTTCGGTTCCGCGGCACCGACGATCACGAGTACGGCGAGTTTCAGGAACTCGAGCGCGCCGGCCTCGCCGAGCAGTTCGCCGAGTACGAGACGGTTCGAGATCGAGCGCTCGAGGTGCTGACGGCGGACGACGCATCCGCTCGCTGGCACCGGCGGCGCAAGGCGTACGTGACCGACATGGTGAACCTGACGGAGCTGCTGGTCGAGGTCGCGGAGTCCTGCGGGTCAGTTGACCGACTCAGTTCGTCGACGCGACAGACGT contains:
- a CDS encoding Gfo/Idh/MocA family protein — its product is MPPTLLGRWTDSSALSLGVLGVGNIGMVHLKSALRMPNVDVVAAADAVPENRDRAERAGAARTYDDYAALLDAEDLDVAVVALPPFLHAEAVERAAEAGVDVFVEKPLARSTEEADEMLETAREAGIAVGVDHTLRYQPDMAGVKAEYQDGSVGHVPYASITRLNDHPLGKPPADEAPPAWPMDPDAAGGGSLVELGVHCFDVLEWLFGDLEVRDATMGQTLEIPAEDAATVLLRAPETETTITLHCGTYQWEQLPEVNTRLRLEGVTGTISNQDHLPGNFYAGAAKSALSNVASRVTGGEPDVFGPTFYLQAHYDALEDFCEAIRNDETPPVDGADGLRTLELAETAYELAAETASDELEVPEVMP
- a CDS encoding DUF362 domain-containing protein — encoded protein: MSVRVAAVDGSDRRGGWRPDVDARLAALESPVREVLEPYASSLTETDRITLVPDAHYPFHPSTGMVTDPAVVGSIAGHLERWSEANVAVAGASDDRIAFDRTAEYLDYPSVVERFNADVVDLAEESRRDIVVALADDRISVSVPERLLESTVVVVPTLRPSEDGPVAGGIRTLGSHVTAVADTDLTAVAAMQAVEPAVSVLDATTAYGGDPVAADTLFAGPTPRIDAIGTSLLDRSIEEDPALRRAFGDEDPSVTLENGANGSGPDVDLTALRRRLPDGELPPPDDTHPAVTTAYRLYAAVAGDAVPPQLESKR
- a CDS encoding NAD-dependent epimerase/dehydratase family protein; translated protein: MTGAKTAAVTGATGFLGSHLCERLLDDGWAVRGLSRPTSDRGDLDGVDWYVGDLFDDETLRSLVDGADVVFHLAGIGLWSAGPETVERVNVDGTERVLEACRESDIGRFVFTSTSGTRRPPDGASFADETDVAEPIGAYQSSKAEAERLVDRYAETDGDAVTVHPTSIFGPGDEEFTAQLLAMGVEPTMPAHLPGGLSIVGVSDVVDGLLLAAEKGATGEHYILGGENLTFNQAVSRIAHAVDGSPARIRVPATAIHAAGPVAEAASAVAGVRVFPFDRQMAQLATKRMFYTSRKAEAELGYEYQPIEAHLPETMAWYRAEVK
- a CDS encoding glycosyltransferase, which codes for MHVLTLTNSADAPFMNQQMTALEERGVSFTTLAVSGDVDAETARGPTDYLRTVPRVLAETSNGYDLIHAHYGLMAPMALAQFGTPVVLSLWGSDVHGPVKPVSSACAPLCDEVIVMSEEMREVLGRDCRVIPDGVDLETFRPEPRARAREKVGWDDAGDAYQVLFPYPPEREVKNYPRAKRVVATADNLLERPVELRTVSGVDHDAVPDYMNAADALLLTSHSEGSPNSVKEALACNLPVVAVDVGDVRERLEGVEPSRIGTTDEELIVGLMDVLERSERSNGREAAREVSIERTADRMLEIYERVARSTMRTSPNDAGKNATNQQPLSDKR
- a CDS encoding DUF354 domain-containing protein — its product is MRILVFANTPAHVHLYRHAVDRLETAGHDVLVLTREYACTTDLLEFFEMPYRVYGEHGTDRYSKLRFVRELGDQIRTIGREARRFDPDVVFGRGPYAAYAGTLTRTSIVLVLDDEPGEFNYAVSRPFADCILSPEVTRRDLGDAHYTFEGFKECAYLHPEVFERDEDVRSVLRVDPDEPYVIVRFNALDALHDTNLEGFRADQRRDLIERLSEHATVFVSDEGDDMDFQDLPARSYDLHPALIHDAMAEASLLVADTGTMATEAALLGTPTLRFRGTDDHEYGEFQELERAGLAEQFAEYETVRDRALEVLTADDASARWHRRRKAYVTDMVNLTELLVEVAESCGSVDRLSSSTRQTLRHRRREQPQM